Proteins co-encoded in one Gemmatimonadota bacterium genomic window:
- the moaC gene encoding cyclic pyranopterin monophosphate synthase MoaC: MKAGAKGGAKGGAKRTATPRLSHVDAAGAATMVDVSPKAPTARRAIAEGRITMSAAAFAAVRANRVKKGDVLGVARLAGIQAAKRTAELIPLCHPLPLTDVQVVLTLDAKRHAVRVETSVATVAPTGVEMEALAAASVALLTIYDMVKALDKAMVIERVRLLEKTGGKSGSYKARRTR; this comes from the coding sequence GTGAAGGCCGGCGCGAAAGGCGGGGCGAAAGGCGGGGCGAAGCGCACCGCTACTCCCCGCCTTTCGCACGTGGACGCCGCCGGCGCCGCAACGATGGTGGACGTCAGCCCCAAAGCCCCCACCGCACGACGAGCGATCGCCGAGGGGCGCATCACGATGAGCGCTGCGGCCTTTGCCGCCGTGAGAGCCAATCGCGTGAAAAAAGGCGACGTGCTCGGCGTGGCGCGCCTAGCTGGCATTCAAGCGGCCAAGCGCACCGCTGAGCTCATCCCGCTCTGCCATCCGTTGCCGCTCACCGATGTGCAGGTGGTGCTCACACTCGACGCCAAGCGGCATGCGGTGCGCGTGGAAACATCGGTTGCCACCGTCGCGCCAACGGGGGTGGAGATGGAAGCGCTCGCGGCGGCGAGTGTTGCCCTGCTCACCATTTACGATATGGTGAAGGCGCTCGATAAAGCGATGGTGATCGAGCGCGTGCGCTTGCTCGAAAAAACCGGCGGCAAGAGCGGCTCGTACAAGGCGCGCCGCACCAGGTAA
- a CDS encoding methyl-accepting chemotaxis protein translates to MRSLSVKLIVPISTTLVLVFAAQTAWQWQTRKTELVDSLQHQAKETSAVVEATLRHAMVKADLEGVDTMMTRLGRLNGLKRAFIVTPKGRVFRSSDSTMNDKKTTEAIVQQALTSKLDASSFTNTADAKSYVTGVTPFRAEAACAECHDEIAVGQPIGYLVVERWSTAEMAELRTSQIKNIGVSLAVVLMLGIALGLITRTITRPLVSITRSAALIAQGDVEQDVTVHSDDELGLLADSFRDMIEYIRSVARGADSLSRGDVTSQLTPRGEKDVLTKSFMHLQRTIGELTIEANRLATWAKDGELNKRGDEARFQGAFRDLVRGMNQMVEAVSQPVSESTGALQRLARRDLTAHMDGQYKGQYATIKEAFNTATLHLNEALGEVSSASQQVAAAAGQIHTGSLSLADAAAEQASSLTKVGGALHAMAAKANANTAHAANARVMSGDVRAAAEHGAENVRSLSEAMDRIKTSADASARVVKTIEEIAFQTNLLALNASVEAARAGDAGRGFAVVADEVRSLAVRSAEAAKQTAELIEESVANANAGVHINRQVLTDFENITTKVHSVTDVIAEIALASAQQSEGVAEINSAVDTVNQSMASTARTSSDSAAATTELTGQAGTLQDMVSTFELREPASAPPMELSRSVRTKPTVRRTLQHV, encoded by the coding sequence ATGCGCAGCTTGTCAGTCAAGCTCATTGTGCCCATCTCCACCACGCTCGTGCTGGTGTTTGCAGCGCAAACTGCTTGGCAGTGGCAAACACGCAAAACGGAGCTGGTGGATTCCCTTCAGCATCAGGCCAAGGAAACCAGCGCGGTTGTTGAGGCAACGCTTCGACACGCGATGGTGAAAGCCGATCTCGAAGGGGTCGACACGATGATGACGCGGCTCGGCCGGCTCAATGGGCTCAAACGCGCGTTCATCGTGACGCCAAAGGGCCGGGTGTTTCGTTCATCCGACTCGACGATGAACGACAAAAAGACGACCGAAGCCATCGTGCAGCAAGCGCTAACGAGCAAACTCGACGCTTCGTCGTTCACGAACACCGCCGACGCAAAGTCGTATGTCACAGGCGTGACCCCCTTTCGCGCCGAAGCCGCCTGCGCCGAATGCCACGACGAAATCGCGGTCGGCCAACCGATCGGGTACCTCGTGGTTGAGCGTTGGTCCACCGCTGAGATGGCCGAACTGCGCACGAGTCAGATCAAGAACATTGGCGTGAGCCTCGCAGTCGTGCTGATGCTGGGTATCGCACTCGGCCTCATTACCCGCACCATCACTCGACCGCTCGTGAGCATCACCCGTTCCGCCGCGCTGATTGCCCAAGGCGATGTCGAGCAGGATGTGACAGTGCATTCGGACGACGAACTCGGCCTGCTCGCCGATTCATTCCGCGACATGATCGAATACATCCGGAGCGTTGCGCGTGGCGCGGACTCGCTGAGCCGCGGCGATGTCACGTCGCAGCTCACGCCGCGCGGCGAGAAAGATGTGCTCACTAAGTCGTTTATGCACTTGCAGCGGACCATTGGCGAACTCACGATCGAAGCCAATCGGCTCGCCACTTGGGCGAAGGACGGCGAACTGAACAAGCGCGGCGACGAGGCCCGATTCCAAGGCGCCTTCCGCGATCTCGTGCGCGGCATGAATCAAATGGTCGAAGCCGTCAGTCAGCCGGTGAGCGAATCGACCGGTGCACTCCAGCGGCTTGCGCGGCGCGATCTCACCGCGCACATGGACGGTCAGTACAAGGGGCAGTACGCGACCATCAAAGAGGCCTTCAACACGGCCACGCTCCATCTCAACGAGGCACTCGGCGAGGTGTCATCCGCCTCGCAGCAGGTCGCGGCCGCAGCGGGTCAGATTCACACGGGAAGTCTGTCGCTCGCGGACGCCGCCGCCGAGCAGGCCAGTTCGCTCACGAAGGTGGGCGGCGCGCTGCATGCAATGGCCGCGAAGGCAAATGCCAACACCGCGCATGCGGCGAACGCGCGCGTGATGTCCGGTGACGTGAGGGCAGCCGCCGAACACGGCGCGGAGAACGTGCGCTCGCTCTCGGAGGCGATGGATCGCATCAAGACGTCGGCCGACGCCTCTGCCCGCGTGGTCAAGACGATTGAGGAGATTGCGTTCCAGACCAACCTATTGGCTCTCAACGCGAGCGTCGAAGCGGCGCGTGCCGGTGATGCGGGCCGCGGCTTTGCGGTGGTGGCGGATGAAGTCCGGAGCCTGGCGGTGCGCAGCGCCGAGGCCGCGAAGCAGACGGCAGAGCTCATTGAGGAGTCGGTGGCGAACGCAAACGCCGGCGTGCACATCAACCGACAAGTGCTCACGGACTTTGAGAACATCACCACCAAGGTCCATTCCGTGACCGACGTGATTGCAGAAATCGCACTCGCGAGCGCGCAGCAGAGCGAGGGTGTAGCGGAGATCAACAGCGCGGTCGACACCGTGAATCAGAGCATGGCGTCCACGGCGCGCACATCGTCTGATTCGGCCGCTGCGACAACCGAGCTCACCGGTCAGGCCGGGACGCTGCAGGACATGGTCAGCACCTTCGAACTACGTGAGCCAGCATCAGCGCCCCCGATGGAGCTCTCGCGCAGCGTGCGGACCAAGCCGACGGTGCGCCGAACGTTGCAGCACGTGTAG
- a CDS encoding P1 family peptidase, whose translation MRLPSKAAILASLSAPFLGAQEPRPRARDLGLAPGIFKTGLLNAITDVGGVKVGQVTLIEGDHVRTGVTAILPHGGNAYLDRVPAAVVVGNGFGKLAGSTQVNELGEMETPILLTCTLCVWRAADAMAQWMLGLPGMEKVRSINPLVGETNDGTLNDIRSRPVTAEHVRHALESASSGAVAEGAVGAGTGTVAFGWKGGIGTSSRVLPASLGGFTVGVLVQSNYGGVLQMMGAPIGKELGQYAFQKDVATERGDGSCMIVIATDAPLSDRNLRRVAARAMMALGRTGSSASNGSGDYAIAFSTSPLVRRAWDAKRHTTTELANEEVSAVFEATVEAAEEALYNSLTRATTVTGNGRTIEALPLDKLKAALAKYGIRP comes from the coding sequence ATGCGACTCCCTTCGAAGGCCGCCATCCTCGCCTCGCTCTCCGCTCCGTTTTTGGGCGCGCAGGAGCCCCGTCCCCGTGCTCGTGACCTCGGCCTCGCGCCGGGGATATTCAAGACCGGCCTCCTCAACGCCATCACCGACGTCGGTGGGGTGAAAGTGGGGCAGGTGACGCTGATCGAGGGCGACCACGTCCGCACCGGAGTGACGGCCATCTTGCCACACGGCGGCAACGCCTATCTCGACCGCGTGCCCGCCGCGGTGGTGGTCGGCAACGGTTTTGGGAAGCTGGCCGGGAGCACGCAGGTCAATGAACTCGGCGAAATGGAAACGCCGATTCTCCTCACCTGCACGCTCTGTGTTTGGCGCGCCGCCGATGCCATGGCCCAATGGATGCTCGGGCTGCCGGGGATGGAGAAGGTGCGCTCGATCAATCCGCTGGTGGGCGAGACCAACGATGGCACACTCAACGACATTCGCTCGCGGCCGGTGACGGCGGAGCACGTGCGGCACGCGCTGGAGTCGGCGTCGAGCGGCGCGGTGGCCGAAGGGGCGGTGGGGGCGGGCACGGGCACTGTCGCCTTTGGGTGGAAAGGCGGCATCGGCACGTCGTCGCGCGTGTTGCCGGCTTCGCTTGGCGGGTTTACCGTGGGCGTGTTGGTGCAGAGCAACTACGGCGGTGTCCTGCAAATGATGGGCGCTCCGATTGGAAAAGAACTCGGCCAGTACGCGTTCCAAAAGGATGTGGCCACTGAGCGTGGCGATGGCTCGTGCATGATCGTGATCGCCACCGACGCGCCACTCTCGGACCGCAACCTGCGGCGCGTGGCCGCGCGTGCGATGATGGCGCTCGGGCGTACGGGGTCGAGCGCGTCTAATGGAAGTGGCGACTACGCCATTGCGTTCTCCACGTCGCCGCTGGTGCGGCGCGCGTGGGACGCCAAGCGTCACACCACCACGGAACTCGCCAACGAAGAGGTGTCGGCGGTTTTCGAAGCCACGGTTGAAGCGGCGGAAGAGGCGCTCTACAACTCGCTCACGCGCGCGACGACGGTCACGGGAAATGGGCGCACGATTGAGGCGCTTCCACTCGACAAACTCAAGGCCGCACTCGCCAAATACGGAATCAGGCCTTAG
- a CDS encoding transglycosylase SLT domain-containing protein gives MGGAVGGAAASAGASAGASAPPASVAGNGGVPTASAAGASSQGAGGRSTGVGAATTKDSAIVTASMIASEAKQVFGDAVAPRTDGPAEPTWDMDVRSYETHARVEHFVGVFSGRAKEPFAKALQRQTRYGALIGGALREGGLPEDLTYLALIESWYDTHAYSTAAAVGMWQFMAGTARGVGMRVDWWVDDRRDPVRSTQGAVRYLSGLRAQFGSLYLAAAAYNGGDGRVSRGLALYASDLNGVTGEDRFFTLSDTKYLRPQTRDYVPKIIAAALVGKQPARYGVVVESLPPLAFDTVRVPGATPLAAVANATNATVAMMNELNPHLIRGVTPPGDSFLVRVPAGTGASFVDHFSALEPAELRAWVKVETKKGETMTSVARKHGLTAKQLGWYNPKAARLKSGNLAAGQVMLIPTSATVSAALNVPDPSIERYPRRAKAGAAKKGAAAKGSVTANGGAAKKPAASSASAKAKKSTPTTKSAPSKKNTSPSKRAPVKKSAPAKPSTPAKKPTPTP, from the coding sequence GTGGGTGGCGCCGTGGGTGGCGCTGCGGCGAGTGCTGGTGCGAGTGCTGGTGCGAGTGCTCCGCCGGCGAGCGTGGCCGGAAATGGAGGAGTGCCAACCGCCTCCGCGGCGGGGGCTTCGTCGCAGGGCGCGGGCGGCCGTTCCACCGGAGTCGGTGCAGCGACCACCAAGGATTCCGCGATCGTCACCGCGTCGATGATTGCGAGCGAGGCCAAACAGGTCTTCGGCGATGCCGTGGCTCCGCGAACCGACGGCCCCGCAGAACCCACGTGGGACATGGACGTGCGCTCCTACGAGACGCACGCGCGCGTCGAGCATTTTGTAGGCGTATTCTCCGGTCGCGCCAAGGAGCCGTTTGCCAAGGCGTTGCAGCGGCAGACGCGCTACGGTGCGCTGATTGGCGGCGCGTTGCGCGAGGGCGGGCTCCCCGAGGATCTCACCTACCTCGCGCTAATTGAAAGTTGGTACGATACGCACGCCTACTCCACGGCAGCGGCGGTGGGGATGTGGCAGTTCATGGCCGGCACCGCGCGTGGCGTGGGGATGCGCGTGGACTGGTGGGTGGATGACCGCCGCGATCCCGTGCGCTCAACGCAGGGCGCTGTGCGTTATTTGAGCGGGCTGCGCGCGCAGTTCGGCTCGCTGTATCTCGCCGCGGCCGCATACAATGGCGGCGACGGACGTGTTTCGCGGGGCCTGGCCCTCTACGCGAGCGATCTCAACGGTGTGACCGGTGAAGATCGGTTCTTCACGCTGTCCGATACGAAATATTTGCGTCCGCAAACGCGCGACTACGTGCCGAAGATCATTGCCGCAGCATTGGTGGGCAAACAGCCCGCCCGCTACGGCGTGGTGGTGGAATCGCTCCCGCCGCTCGCGTTCGACACGGTGCGTGTGCCAGGCGCCACGCCCCTCGCCGCTGTGGCGAATGCCACGAATGCCACGGTCGCGATGATGAACGAACTCAATCCGCATCTCATTCGAGGCGTCACGCCGCCGGGGGATTCGTTCTTGGTGCGCGTCCCCGCGGGCACCGGCGCGTCGTTTGTCGATCACTTTTCGGCGCTGGAGCCAGCGGAACTTCGCGCGTGGGTGAAGGTTGAGACCAAGAAAGGCGAGACGATGACGTCCGTGGCGCGCAAGCACGGGCTCACCGCCAAACAACTTGGCTGGTACAATCCCAAAGCGGCGCGGCTCAAGAGCGGGAATCTCGCGGCTGGGCAAGTGATGCTCATTCCAACGTCCGCGACGGTGTCGGCGGCGCTCAATGTGCCTGATCCGTCGATTGAGCGGTACCCGCGTCGCGCAAAAGCTGGGGCGGCCAAGAAGGGCGCGGCGGCAAAAGGTAGTGTGACCGCCAATGGCGGGGCGGCAAAGAAACCGGCGGCCAGTTCGGCGAGTGCGAAAGCCAAAAAGAGCACGCCGACGACTAAGAGCGCTCCCTCGAAAAAGAACACGTCGCCGTCGAAGCGCGCGCCGGTCAAGAAGTCCGCTCCCGCCAAACCGAGCACGCCTGCAAAGAAACCAACGCCGACCCCTTAG
- a CDS encoding class A beta-lactamase-related serine hydrolase, which produces MRPLLPALLPALLLASCAFAAASHPDFLAAQASPTPLKASTAPAKSVAELRDRLSARIAAQPGAEVGIWFRDLASGDTLAMNSDLSFHAASTMKVPVMIELFRRVDAGTLTLDRTLRLQNSFASIVDGSPYTLSASDDSDSLLYKKVGTDVSLRELNERMITRSSNLATNALIELLDPKVVNATAHTLGASRIDVRRGVEDNKAFQAGLSNTTTARDLGVLLAGIEAANVASKASCTAMKDVLMRQEFNDEIPAGLPAGTPVAHKTGWITGTLHDAAVVYPKTRAPYVLVVLTRKIPDEKVAGRLIAELSREVYAFATR; this is translated from the coding sequence ATGCGCCCTCTCCTGCCAGCCCTCCTGCCAGCCCTCCTGCTCGCCAGTTGTGCCTTCGCCGCGGCGTCGCACCCTGATTTCCTCGCCGCCCAAGCGTCGCCAACTCCACTAAAAGCATCAACCGCGCCCGCGAAATCGGTCGCCGAACTGCGCGACCGACTCAGCGCTCGCATTGCCGCACAGCCCGGCGCCGAAGTCGGCATCTGGTTCCGCGATCTCGCCAGCGGCGACACGCTCGCCATGAACTCCGACCTGTCGTTCCACGCCGCCAGCACAATGAAAGTGCCGGTGATGATCGAACTCTTTCGTCGCGTTGATGCGGGCACGCTCACGCTCGACCGCACGCTGCGCCTGCAAAACAGCTTCGCGTCTATTGTAGACGGATCTCCGTATACACTCAGCGCTTCCGACGACTCCGACAGCCTCCTCTACAAAAAAGTGGGCACCGACGTCTCGCTGCGCGAACTCAACGAACGGATGATCACGCGCTCGAGCAACCTCGCCACCAACGCGCTCATTGAACTGCTCGACCCGAAAGTGGTGAACGCCACCGCCCACACCCTTGGCGCCTCACGCATTGACGTGCGCCGCGGCGTGGAAGACAACAAAGCATTCCAGGCCGGCCTCAGTAACACCACCACCGCGCGCGACCTCGGCGTGTTACTCGCCGGCATCGAAGCCGCGAACGTGGCCTCCAAGGCCAGCTGCACGGCCATGAAAGACGTGTTGATGCGCCAAGAGTTCAACGACGAAATCCCCGCCGGGCTCCCTGCGGGTACGCCCGTGGCGCACAAGACGGGCTGGATCACCGGCACACTACACGACGCGGCCGTGGTGTATCCCAAAACGCGCGCACCCTATGTGCTCGTGGTGCTCACACGAAAGATTCCCGACGAAAAAGTCGCAGGGCGACTGATCGCGGAGTTGTCGCGCGAGGTCTACGCCTTCGCGACGCGTTGA